The Paenibacillus sp. FSL R7-0204 genome includes a region encoding these proteins:
- a CDS encoding amidohydrolase family protein: MKSDLVIVDTHAHFAVKENKSLELSLAAAGTVPDYKKQKGFDDLEYLKKMVGAGGDGFVDENNMLEDYLACMDENQIAMSWVHQLSFEDVYGYEVLSNEKIAEAVRAHPDKLRGFASVNPYKGKEALAELDYAIKTLGMQGFKLNPNDYGGFVLNDRDLLYPLYERCSELGVPVSVHTGITPGSIFRMKHNYPILLDDVAVDFPDLTLIVEHMGHPWNDLCYYMVGRHDNMYVTITAVANILIHNNPKVFRMELAKMISVCGSHKILWGSDWTVTPNIAEVLNYMQKVVIPLPMKLMMGVKEIKREDVQNILGRNALRIMK, from the coding sequence GTGAAGAGCGATCTTGTGATTGTAGATACCCATGCCCATTTCGCCGTCAAGGAGAATAAGAGCCTGGAGCTTAGCCTGGCCGCGGCCGGGACCGTCCCGGATTACAAGAAGCAGAAGGGCTTCGATGACCTGGAATATCTGAAGAAAATGGTAGGCGCTGGCGGAGACGGCTTCGTGGACGAGAACAATATGCTGGAGGATTACCTTGCTTGTATGGACGAGAATCAGATTGCCATGAGCTGGGTTCATCAGCTGAGCTTCGAGGATGTCTACGGCTATGAAGTGCTGTCCAATGAGAAAATTGCCGAGGCGGTCCGCGCTCACCCCGACAAGCTGCGCGGCTTCGCCAGCGTCAATCCGTATAAGGGGAAGGAAGCGCTGGCGGAGCTGGATTATGCCATTAAGACGCTGGGCATGCAGGGCTTCAAGCTGAACCCCAATGATTACGGGGGCTTCGTCTTGAATGACCGGGATTTGCTATATCCGCTATATGAGCGGTGCAGCGAGCTCGGCGTTCCGGTCAGCGTGCATACCGGGATTACGCCGGGCAGTATTTTTCGGATGAAGCATAACTACCCGATTCTGCTTGATGATGTTGCTGTGGATTTTCCGGACCTGACCTTGATTGTGGAGCATATGGGCCATCCCTGGAATGACCTGTGCTATTACATGGTGGGCAGACACGACAATATGTATGTGACGATTACGGCGGTAGCCAATATCCTGATTCACAATAACCCTAAGGTATTCCGGATGGAGCTGGCCAAAATGATCTCGGTCTGCGGCAGCCATAAGATCCTCTGGGGCTCCGACTGGACAGTCACTCCGAACATTGCCGAGGTGCTGAATTACATGCAGAAGGTAGTGATTCCGCTGCCCATGAAGCTGATGATGGGGGTGAAGGAGATCAAGCGGGAGGATGTCCAGAACATCCTGGGACGTAATGCACTCAGAATTATGAAGTAG
- a CDS encoding cupin domain-containing protein, whose product MNQVYTKTVVHMDEVPVVHSRGGQMRVLASPATVGSTQLIMGHVLLQPGEEIKEHLHDYGEENVYVVRGRGTAFIEDIPHAIRENSLFIARRGERHRVVNEGPGELELVFATAPLAPRPEIGHREV is encoded by the coding sequence ATGAACCAGGTCTACACAAAAACAGTGGTCCATATGGATGAAGTGCCGGTGGTTCATTCCAGAGGAGGACAGATGCGCGTGCTGGCGAGTCCGGCGACTGTCGGGTCCACCCAGCTGATCATGGGCCATGTGCTGCTCCAGCCGGGAGAAGAGATCAAGGAGCATCTTCATGATTATGGCGAAGAGAATGTTTATGTCGTCCGGGGCCGGGGAACAGCGTTTATCGAGGATATTCCGCATGCCATCCGGGAGAATAGCCTGTTCATTGCGCGGAGGGGGGAGCGGCACCGGGTAGTCAATGAGGGTCCGGGCGAGCTGGAGCTGGTCTTCGCCACGGCACCGCTGGCTCCCAGGCCGGAGATTGGGCACAGAGAGGTCTAG
- a CDS encoding MFS transporter encodes MSNNKIFTLLAINILLVFSIMVSIFPIAPLISSDLGMTSGEIGTIAGIASLVMTFLSIPSGVFADRYGRKKIIIASMALSAVAVFMVAASQGVLLFTAGWLLFGFARGFVSTPIFAVVMDVCKPEERGRAMGIVSGAIGAGSVLGYVLSGLLSNYFGWHTSFAVLASLLLLSTLVTTVLLRETGVKNTSRSIGQAFKSSFKWLGVREILLAGIVGTLCFMVGVFTTFLVPFAAKEQDISLVLLSLLFIPYEAVASFGAVFVGWISDKVGRHAPLIWAQSICVGALVLLYALDFNPWLLTFGYALIGLTEGPIITLVNTIITDKVIKINPMEMGAALGTFRTLQGVGIALGSTLGGFFYSRIGTHPSYLVAAGLMVLTLLISLSLGKKEEAGVTEYKSAG; translated from the coding sequence ATGAGCAACAACAAAATATTCACACTTTTGGCCATCAATATTCTACTCGTATTTTCAATTATGGTCAGCATCTTCCCAATCGCACCCCTGATCAGCAGTGATCTCGGCATGACCTCCGGTGAGATTGGAACCATAGCGGGGATTGCCTCGCTGGTGATGACCTTTCTATCGATTCCATCCGGCGTGTTCGCGGACCGCTACGGGCGGAAGAAAATTATTATTGCATCCATGGCCCTATCGGCTGTGGCCGTATTCATGGTAGCCGCATCCCAGGGAGTCCTGCTGTTTACGGCGGGGTGGCTGCTGTTCGGCTTCGCCAGAGGTTTCGTGTCCACACCGATCTTCGCAGTGGTGATGGATGTGTGCAAGCCCGAGGAGCGGGGCCGGGCGATGGGCATTGTGTCCGGGGCGATTGGTGCCGGGTCGGTGCTGGGGTATGTGCTTAGCGGCCTGCTGAGCAATTACTTCGGCTGGCATACCTCCTTCGCGGTGCTGGCTTCACTGCTGCTGCTGTCCACGCTGGTTACCACAGTGCTGCTGAGGGAGACCGGGGTCAAGAATACAAGCAGAAGCATCGGGCAAGCCTTCAAAAGCTCCTTCAAATGGCTGGGCGTCCGCGAAATTCTGCTGGCAGGGATTGTCGGAACCCTGTGCTTCATGGTGGGTGTCTTCACCACCTTCCTGGTGCCGTTCGCGGCTAAGGAACAGGATATCTCCCTGGTGCTGCTGAGCTTGCTCTTCATTCCGTATGAAGCAGTAGCCTCGTTCGGAGCGGTTTTCGTTGGCTGGATCTCGGACAAGGTAGGCAGACATGCACCGCTGATCTGGGCCCAGTCGATCTGTGTAGGAGCGCTCGTGCTGCTATATGCGCTTGACTTCAATCCTTGGCTGCTAACCTTCGGCTATGCCCTGATCGGACTTACGGAAGGGCCGATTATTACTCTGGTCAACACGATTATTACGGATAAGGTCATCAAGATTAATCCGATGGAGATGGGCGCGGCCTTAGGAACCTTCCGGACCCTTCAGGGGGTCGGGATAGCGCTCGGGTCCACGCTTGGAGGCTTCTTCTACAGCAGGATCGGAACGCATCCCAGCTATCTGGTAGCCGCCGGGCTGATGGTGCTGACGCTGCTGATCTCACTTAGCCTGGGCAAGAAGGAAGAAGCAGGCGTCACCGAATATAAATCTGCGGGATAA
- the acpS gene encoding holo-ACP synthase: MDLVSISFVEQMLAKCGELFVQQYYSMEERELFACKKRQAEHFLAGRFAAKEALLKAIGTGMNCELDWNELEFLNHPSGQPYLVRSRSLEPYVQQQDSIHVSISHHGDYAAAFIIIESSQ, translated from the coding sequence ATGGATCTGGTCAGCATTAGCTTTGTCGAGCAGATGCTGGCGAAGTGCGGTGAACTGTTCGTACAGCAGTATTATTCCATGGAAGAGAGGGAGCTGTTCGCCTGTAAAAAAAGACAGGCAGAACACTTCCTTGCCGGCAGATTCGCCGCCAAAGAAGCGCTGCTGAAGGCCATCGGCACCGGGATGAACTGTGAGCTGGACTGGAATGAGCTGGAGTTCCTCAACCATCCGAGCGGCCAGCCCTATCTGGTCCGCAGCCGAAGCCTGGAGCCTTATGTGCAGCAGCAGGATTCCATCCATGTAAGCATCAGTCATCACGGTGATTATGCTGCTGCATTCATCATTATCGAGAGCAGTCAATGA